A genomic window from Streptomyces sp. NBC_00234 includes:
- a CDS encoding ABC transporter ATP-binding protein, which translates to MTKAITVAGLHKSFGRTHALDGLDLNVETGEVHGFLGPNGSGKSTTIRVLLGLLRADSGAAQVLGRDPWDDAVEVHRRIAYVPGDVTLWRNLSGGEVIDLYGRLRGGGLDRQRRADLVERFELDPTKKGRTYSKGNRQKVALVAALAADVDVDLLILDEPTSGLDPLMEEVFTECVREAARERGQTVLLSSHILSEIETLCDRVSIIRKGVTVETGSLADLRHLTRTSVTAELATEPDGLAGLPGVHDLDVRGRRVRLQVDTDKLDAVLRSLTASGVRTLTSTPPTLEELFLRHYQDTASTATEEAIAR; encoded by the coding sequence ATGACGAAGGCGATCACCGTGGCCGGACTGCACAAGTCGTTCGGGCGGACACATGCGCTGGACGGCCTCGACCTGAACGTCGAGACCGGTGAGGTCCACGGCTTCCTCGGGCCCAACGGCTCCGGGAAGTCCACCACCATCCGGGTCCTGCTGGGGCTGCTGCGGGCCGACTCCGGCGCCGCGCAGGTCCTCGGCCGGGACCCCTGGGACGACGCGGTGGAGGTGCACCGGCGCATCGCGTACGTCCCCGGTGACGTCACCCTGTGGCGCAACCTCTCGGGCGGCGAGGTCATCGACCTCTACGGGCGGCTGCGCGGCGGCGGCCTCGACCGGCAGCGGCGCGCCGACCTCGTCGAGCGGTTCGAGCTGGACCCCACCAAGAAGGGGCGCACCTACTCCAAGGGCAACCGACAGAAGGTCGCCCTCGTCGCCGCACTCGCCGCCGACGTCGACGTCGACCTGCTGATCCTCGACGAGCCGACCTCCGGGCTCGACCCGCTCATGGAGGAGGTCTTCACGGAGTGCGTACGGGAGGCGGCCCGTGAGCGCGGACAGACGGTGCTGCTCTCCTCGCACATCCTGAGCGAGATCGAGACCCTCTGCGACCGGGTCAGCATCATCCGCAAGGGCGTCACCGTCGAGACGGGATCCCTCGCGGACCTGCGCCATCTGACCCGTACGAGCGTCACCGCGGAACTGGCCACGGAGCCCGACGGGCTCGCCGGACTGCCCGGCGTCCACGACCTGGACGTGCGGGGCAGGCGCGTACGGCTCCAGGTCGACACGGACAAGCTCGACGCCGTACTGCGCTCGCTCACCGCCTCCGGCGTCCGGACGCTGACCAGCACCCCGCCCACCCTGGAGGAACTCTTCCTCCGCCACTACCAGGACACCGCGTCCACGGCGACGGAAGAGGCGATCGCGCGATGA
- a CDS encoding substrate-binding domain-containing protein, whose protein sequence is MEWFSAENVVAVLTAVLGVLASVGVLWYERRVPRRKRIGYRVQMDTPIGSDVSQGRANVRLGLFNETPDMADATLVLLRVENDGSQSIADSDYTGRELHGLTVEFTGRTVRGIAVTQSPNADHLMEHFTPAGGMRHSGPLIRLPRVPLNRNEHFKLLVLLTGANVGSPITVTGGIRDGVVAPNKAARPDEKPPLFGRAARLITVALTVCVVTLASIILVRDDSPPPIGCAGGELTVTGSTAFAPVVRELAEKYEKECEGSTIHVDAHGSNAGIRQLADQGAKEASSGAPALVALSDGPKPDGYPQLRETRVAVSLFSLVLNDRVQVRDLSLEDIRRIYRGDIRNWKALGGPDLKVLLVSRDANSGTREVFQRRVLGRNEPAQSSRDCATKDDAQAAVTRCELDSTEQVLSTVARLPGAIGYSELRAGTPLNGLHQLAIDGTAPSVDTIGSSDYPYREIEYAYSYGQPPADSLASSFLGYLSRGSGQDVIRTHGHLPCATPKGLRICGAD, encoded by the coding sequence GTGGAGTGGTTCAGCGCCGAGAACGTCGTGGCCGTCCTCACCGCCGTACTGGGCGTCCTGGCCTCCGTCGGGGTGCTCTGGTACGAGCGCCGGGTGCCCCGCCGCAAACGCATCGGCTACCGGGTCCAGATGGACACTCCGATAGGCAGCGACGTCAGCCAGGGGCGGGCCAACGTGCGGCTCGGACTCTTCAACGAGACACCGGACATGGCCGACGCCACGCTCGTCCTGCTGCGCGTCGAGAACGACGGCTCGCAGTCCATCGCCGACAGCGACTACACCGGCCGCGAACTGCACGGCCTGACCGTCGAGTTCACCGGCCGCACCGTGCGCGGGATCGCGGTCACGCAGTCACCGAACGCCGACCACCTGATGGAGCACTTCACCCCGGCGGGCGGGATGCGGCACAGCGGGCCGCTGATCCGGCTGCCCCGCGTACCGCTCAACCGCAACGAGCACTTCAAGCTGCTCGTCCTGCTCACCGGCGCGAACGTGGGCAGCCCCATCACCGTCACCGGCGGCATCCGGGACGGTGTGGTGGCGCCGAACAAGGCCGCACGCCCCGACGAGAAGCCGCCCCTCTTCGGCCGGGCCGCCCGGCTGATCACCGTGGCCCTCACCGTCTGCGTCGTCACGCTCGCCTCGATCATCCTCGTACGGGACGACAGCCCGCCGCCGATCGGCTGCGCCGGGGGCGAGCTGACGGTCACCGGCTCCACCGCGTTCGCCCCGGTCGTACGCGAACTGGCGGAGAAGTACGAGAAGGAGTGCGAGGGCTCCACCATCCATGTGGACGCGCACGGTTCCAACGCCGGCATACGGCAGCTCGCCGATCAGGGCGCCAAGGAGGCGAGCTCCGGCGCCCCCGCCCTGGTCGCCCTCTCCGACGGACCGAAGCCGGACGGCTATCCGCAGCTGCGCGAGACCCGGGTCGCGGTCTCGCTCTTCTCCCTCGTCCTCAACGACCGGGTGCAGGTGCGCGACCTCTCCCTGGAGGACATCCGGAGGATCTACCGGGGCGACATCCGTAACTGGAAGGCCCTCGGCGGTCCCGACCTGAAGGTCCTGCTGGTGAGCCGCGACGCCAACTCCGGCACCCGCGAGGTCTTCCAGCGGCGCGTACTGGGCCGCAACGAGCCCGCGCAGTCCTCCCGCGACTGCGCCACCAAGGACGACGCGCAGGCCGCGGTCACCCGCTGCGAACTCGACAGCACCGAACAGGTGCTGTCCACCGTGGCCAGGCTCCCCGGAGCCATCGGCTACAGCGAACTGCGCGCCGGAACCCCGCTGAACGGACTGCACCAGCTCGCGATCGACGGCACCGCCCCGTCCGTGGACACGATCGGGAGCAGCGACTACCCGTACCGCGAGATCGAGTACGCCTACAGCTACGGCCAGCCGCCCGCGGACTCGCTGGCCTCCAGCTTCCTCGGCTATCTCAGCCGGGGCAGCGGCCAGGACGTCATCCGGACCCACGGACATCTGCCGTGCGCGACCCCCAAGGGCCTGCGGATCTGCGGCGCGGACTGA
- a CDS encoding ABC transporter permease yields the protein MTADLAVRGSGGAGQLTGTSPLFRLALRRDRVVLPVWVLVITLIVVSGGSSIETLYDTPADRAEAARSLAANSSLRALYGPVFGDSVGALVAWRFAVVAATLAAVMSLVIVVRHTREEEETGRQEMLSSAMVGRRAPLTSALLTALVANGLVALFVTVGLAGQGGTGALALGLAIGATGMVFATAAAIVAQLTESARLAKGMAGAVVGLAFLLRAAGDSGSDGSSALTWLSPIGWAENVRPYAGERWWVPLLSVTAIVAQGAVAYTLAGRRDIGMGFLPARPGPAEGALATAGALARRLQRGTLAGWTAGFAVAGVVFGGMAEGAADLVGDNEQAREIFARMGGQEAMTQAFLAAMTGMLGMMAALYAVASVLRLHGEETSQRAEPLLANRLGRLRWAAGHLVFAFGGTVVVMLAGGLGLAVGYGEEFGAVLGAALVQVPAIWLLGGLAVLLYGLLPKVAPAAWGVVGACLLIGWIGPALDLPRPVMNLSPFGHLPKLPGTEMAWTPVLLMTLGAAALVAAGLAGLRRRDILT from the coding sequence ATGACCGCGGACCTCGCGGTACGGGGCTCCGGCGGCGCCGGGCAACTCACCGGAACGAGCCCGCTGTTCAGGCTCGCCCTGCGCCGGGACCGCGTCGTGCTCCCGGTCTGGGTCCTTGTAATCACCCTGATCGTCGTCAGCGGCGGCTCGTCCATCGAGACGCTGTACGACACTCCGGCCGACCGGGCCGAGGCCGCCCGGTCGCTGGCCGCCAACAGTTCGTTGCGCGCCCTGTACGGACCGGTCTTCGGCGACTCCGTCGGCGCCCTGGTGGCCTGGCGGTTCGCCGTCGTCGCCGCCACGCTGGCCGCCGTGATGAGCCTGGTCATCGTCGTCCGGCACACCCGGGAGGAAGAGGAGACGGGCCGTCAGGAGATGCTCTCCTCGGCGATGGTGGGGCGACGCGCCCCGCTGACCTCGGCGCTGCTCACCGCGCTCGTGGCCAACGGACTGGTCGCGCTGTTCGTCACGGTCGGCCTCGCGGGGCAGGGCGGCACGGGAGCACTGGCGCTCGGGCTCGCGATCGGCGCGACCGGGATGGTCTTCGCCACGGCGGCGGCGATCGTCGCGCAGCTCACCGAGAGCGCCCGGCTCGCCAAGGGGATGGCGGGCGCGGTCGTCGGCCTCGCCTTCCTGCTGCGGGCGGCCGGTGACTCCGGTTCGGACGGCTCCTCCGCCCTGACCTGGCTCTCACCGATCGGCTGGGCCGAGAACGTGCGGCCGTACGCGGGCGAACGCTGGTGGGTGCCGCTGCTCTCCGTCACGGCGATCGTCGCCCAGGGCGCGGTGGCGTACACCCTGGCCGGACGCCGCGACATCGGCATGGGCTTCCTCCCGGCCCGGCCGGGACCGGCCGAGGGCGCGCTCGCCACGGCGGGCGCTCTGGCCCGCCGGCTGCAGCGCGGCACCCTGGCCGGCTGGACCGCGGGCTTCGCCGTCGCGGGCGTCGTCTTCGGCGGCATGGCCGAGGGCGCGGCCGATCTGGTCGGTGACAACGAACAGGCCCGGGAGATCTTCGCGCGGATGGGCGGCCAGGAGGCCATGACCCAGGCGTTCCTGGCCGCGATGACCGGGATGCTGGGGATGATGGCCGCGCTGTACGCGGTGGCGTCGGTCCTCCGCCTCCACGGCGAGGAGACCTCGCAGCGCGCCGAACCGCTCCTCGCGAACCGGCTGGGACGGCTGCGCTGGGCGGCCGGCCACCTGGTGTTCGCCTTCGGCGGGACGGTCGTCGTCATGCTGGCGGGCGGCCTCGGACTGGCCGTCGGCTACGGCGAAGAGTTCGGCGCGGTGCTCGGCGCGGCCCTGGTCCAGGTGCCCGCGATCTGGCTCCTCGGCGGCCTCGCGGTGCTGCTGTACGGGCTCCTTCCCAAGGTCGCGCCCGCGGCCTGGGGTGTGGTCGGGGCGTGTCTGCTGATCGGCTGGATCGGCCCGGCGCTCGACCTGCCCCGGCCGGTGATGAACCTGTCCCCGTTCGGCCACCTGCCGAAGCTGCCGGGCACGGAGATGGCCTGGACCCCGGTGCTCCTGATGACGCTGGGAGCCGCGGCGCTGGTGGCCGCGGGCCTGGCGGGACTGCGCCGCCGGGACATCCTGACCTGA
- a CDS encoding adenylosuccinate synthase → MPALVLLGAQWGDEGKGKATDLLGGSVDYVVRYQGGNNAGHTVVVGDQKYALHLLPSGILSPGCTPVIGNGVVVDPAVLFSELNGLNERGVDTSKLLISGNAHLITPYNVTVDKVTERFLGSRKIGTTGRGIGPTYADKINRVGIRVQDLYDESILVQKVEAALDFKNQILAKLYNRRAIESAKIVEELLTYADRLKPYVSDTTLILNNAIDEGKVVLFEGGQGTLLDVDHGTYPFVTSSNPTAGGACTGSGVGPTKISRVIGILKAYTTRVGAGPFPTELLDEDGEALRRIGGERGVTTGRDRRCGWFDAPIARYATRVNGLTDFFLTKLDVLTGWEQIPVCVAYEIDGKRVEELPYNQTDFHHAKPIYEMLPGWSEDITKAKTFDDLPKNAQGYVKALEEMSGAPISAIGVGPGRTETIEINSFL, encoded by the coding sequence GTGCCCGCACTTGTGCTGCTCGGTGCTCAGTGGGGTGACGAGGGCAAGGGGAAGGCCACCGACCTCCTCGGTGGATCCGTGGACTATGTAGTGCGCTACCAGGGCGGCAACAATGCCGGCCACACGGTCGTCGTGGGCGACCAGAAGTACGCACTGCATCTCCTCCCCTCCGGAATCCTGTCGCCGGGGTGTACCCCGGTCATCGGTAACGGTGTCGTGGTCGACCCGGCCGTGCTGTTCTCCGAGCTGAACGGTCTGAACGAGCGAGGCGTCGACACGTCCAAGCTTCTGATCAGCGGTAACGCTCATTTGATCACTCCGTACAACGTCACCGTCGACAAGGTGACGGAACGCTTCCTCGGCTCCCGCAAGATCGGTACCACCGGTCGCGGGATCGGACCGACGTACGCGGACAAGATCAACCGCGTCGGCATCCGGGTCCAGGACCTCTACGACGAGTCGATCCTCGTCCAGAAGGTCGAAGCGGCCCTCGACTTCAAGAACCAGATCCTCGCCAAGCTCTACAACCGGCGCGCGATCGAATCCGCGAAGATCGTCGAAGAGCTGCTCACCTACGCGGACCGGCTCAAGCCGTACGTCTCCGACACGACGCTGATCCTGAACAACGCCATCGACGAGGGCAAGGTCGTCCTCTTCGAGGGTGGCCAGGGAACGCTGCTCGACGTCGACCACGGCACGTACCCCTTCGTCACCTCGTCGAACCCGACCGCGGGCGGCGCCTGCACCGGTTCCGGCGTGGGCCCGACGAAGATCAGCCGGGTCATCGGCATCCTCAAGGCGTACACCACGCGCGTCGGCGCCGGACCGTTCCCGACGGAACTGCTCGACGAGGACGGCGAGGCGCTGCGCCGCATCGGTGGCGAGCGCGGTGTCACCACCGGCCGTGACCGTCGCTGCGGCTGGTTCGACGCCCCGATCGCGCGCTACGCGACCCGGGTCAACGGTCTCACCGACTTCTTCCTGACGAAGCTGGACGTGCTGACCGGCTGGGAGCAGATCCCGGTGTGCGTCGCGTACGAGATCGACGGCAAGCGCGTCGAGGAGCTCCCGTACAACCAGACCGACTTCCACCACGCGAAGCCGATCTACGAGATGCTGCCGGGCTGGTCCGAGGACATCACGAAGGCCAAGACCTTCGACGACCTGCCGAAGAACGCGCAGGGCTACGTGAAGGCGCTCGAAGAGATGTCGGGCGCTCCGATCTCGGCGATCGGTGTCGGCCCCGGCCGTACCGAGACGATCGAGATCAACTCCTTCCTCTAG
- a CDS encoding diacylglycerol kinase, which produces MSAAEPPGDGDHQLLVLIDPVARRTDGESVRIAKDVLSAGSHAKICLPDTPEEFVRALSRRGGRRPVVVGDDRSLLRAVAHLHRERELSEGALALVPVGAAPALELAHALGVPRGAVAAARSALDGTVRRLDLLVDDSDGVVLGTLRIPAPPPSSGTSHTGVTAVWDTCRSLVASLVRPAPAGAHTPPRTHRLRVEADGVLLNDLDRPVTGVSVTAQGDGGLADVVIHTAPGRTESREAKAVTVSGADFRYLADINVTGPVRTRTWTVRAGAWSLILPASAE; this is translated from the coding sequence GTGTCGGCTGCAGAGCCCCCCGGCGACGGCGACCACCAGCTTCTGGTGCTCATCGACCCGGTTGCCCGCCGGACCGACGGCGAGTCCGTCCGTATCGCGAAGGACGTGCTGAGCGCCGGCTCGCACGCCAAGATCTGCCTTCCGGACACGCCGGAGGAGTTCGTCCGGGCCCTGTCCAGGCGGGGCGGGAGACGGCCGGTGGTCGTCGGTGACGACCGGTCGCTGCTGCGCGCCGTGGCCCACCTCCACCGGGAGCGCGAGCTCTCCGAAGGCGCCCTCGCCCTGGTCCCGGTGGGCGCCGCCCCCGCCCTGGAACTCGCCCATGCCCTCGGCGTGCCCCGGGGCGCGGTGGCCGCCGCCCGTTCGGCGCTCGACGGCACGGTCCGCCGGCTGGACCTGCTGGTCGACGACAGCGACGGCGTCGTCCTCGGCACGCTGCGCATCCCCGCCCCGCCCCCGTCCTCCGGGACCTCGCACACGGGCGTCACGGCGGTCTGGGACACCTGCCGCTCACTGGTGGCCTCACTGGTCCGCCCCGCCCCGGCCGGGGCCCACACGCCGCCGCGTACGCACCGCCTGCGCGTGGAGGCGGACGGAGTCCTGCTCAACGACCTGGACCGCCCCGTCACGGGCGTCTCGGTGACCGCGCAGGGCGACGGCGGCCTGGCCGACGTGGTGATCCACACCGCACCGGGCCGTACGGAGTCCAGGGAGGCGAAGGCCGTCACGGTCTCCGGCGCCGACTTCCGCTACCTGGCCGACATAAACGTCACCGGACCGGTCCGCACCCGGACGTGGACGGTGCGGGCCGGGGCGTGGTCGCTGATACTTCCGGCGAGCGCGGAGTAG
- a CDS encoding GbsR/MarR family transcriptional regulator: MTSETGESSADGRDDEAVSRFVERFAADMTEAGMQRMASRVFAALLADDDGSMTSAELALALQISPAAVSGAVSYLTQVSMVSREREPGSRRDRYRLHNEIWYTTFASRDRVLTRWEETLKEGARTLGEDTPAGVRLAETAAFFEFVQSELVGMMDRWRAHRASLDA, encoded by the coding sequence ATGACCAGCGAAACCGGTGAATCCAGCGCGGACGGGCGCGACGACGAGGCCGTGTCGCGGTTCGTCGAGCGGTTCGCGGCCGACATGACCGAGGCGGGCATGCAGCGCATGGCCTCGCGCGTCTTCGCGGCGCTCCTCGCGGACGACGACGGCTCGATGACCTCGGCCGAGCTCGCGCTGGCCCTGCAGATCAGCCCGGCCGCCGTCTCCGGCGCGGTCAGCTACCTGACCCAGGTCAGCATGGTGAGCAGGGAGCGCGAGCCGGGCTCCCGCCGCGACCGCTACCGCCTGCACAACGAGATCTGGTACACCACCTTCGCGAGCCGGGACCGCGTGCTCACCCGCTGGGAGGAGACCCTCAAGGAGGGCGCCCGCACCCTCGGCGAGGACACCCCTGCCGGGGTCCGGCTCGCCGAGACCGCGGCCTTCTTCGAGTTCGTGCAGTCGGAGCTCGTGGGAATGATGGACCGCTGGCGCGCCCACCGCGCGTCCCTGGACGCCTGA
- a CDS encoding cytochrome P450: MHVSFDPWSPAFVADPYPAYTALRAAGRAHYFEQTRQWLIPHYSDVSGLLRDRRLGRTYLHRFTHEEFGLTPPPDAHEPFHTLNGQGLLDLEAPDHTRIRRLVSKAFTPRTVERLAPTVERLAAELVDAFVASGGGDLLAEVAEPLPVAVIAEMLGVPEADRALLRPWSSAICGMFELNPSEETAREAVRASVDFSAYLRGLIAERRKEPGTDLISALIAAHDEGERLSEQEMISTCVLLLNAGHEATVNTTVNGWWTLFRHPEQLAALRADHGLLSTAVEELLRYDTPLQMFERWVLDDIEIAGTVIPRGSEVALLFGSANRDPERFAEPGTLDLSRPDNPHITFGAGIHYCLGAPLARIELAASFGELLRKAPDMRLVEEPQWHPGYVIRGLKALNVEL; this comes from the coding sequence ATGCATGTGTCCTTCGACCCCTGGTCGCCGGCGTTCGTCGCCGATCCGTACCCCGCCTACACAGCGCTGCGCGCCGCAGGCCGGGCGCACTACTTCGAGCAGACCCGGCAGTGGCTGATCCCGCACTACTCCGACGTGTCCGGCCTGCTGCGGGACCGGCGGCTGGGCCGGACGTATCTGCACCGGTTCACCCACGAGGAGTTCGGTCTCACCCCTCCGCCGGACGCCCACGAGCCCTTCCACACGCTCAACGGGCAGGGGCTGCTCGATCTGGAGGCCCCCGACCACACCCGCATCCGGCGGCTGGTCTCCAAGGCGTTCACGCCACGTACGGTCGAGCGGCTCGCGCCCACGGTGGAGCGGCTGGCGGCCGAGCTGGTCGACGCGTTCGTCGCCTCGGGCGGCGGCGATCTGCTGGCGGAGGTCGCCGAGCCCCTGCCCGTCGCCGTGATCGCGGAGATGCTCGGGGTGCCGGAGGCCGACCGGGCGCTGCTGCGGCCGTGGTCCTCGGCGATCTGCGGAATGTTCGAGCTGAACCCGTCGGAGGAGACGGCCCGGGAGGCGGTCCGGGCGTCGGTGGACTTCTCCGCGTATCTGCGGGGGCTGATCGCGGAGCGCCGCAAGGAGCCCGGTACGGACCTGATCTCCGCGCTGATCGCCGCCCACGACGAGGGGGAGCGGCTCAGCGAGCAGGAGATGATCTCCACGTGCGTGCTGCTCCTGAACGCGGGGCACGAGGCGACCGTCAACACCACGGTCAACGGCTGGTGGACGCTCTTCCGGCACCCGGAGCAGCTGGCGGCGCTGCGCGCCGATCACGGTCTGCTGTCCACCGCGGTGGAGGAACTGCTGCGGTACGACACCCCGTTGCAGATGTTCGAGCGCTGGGTGCTCGACGACATCGAGATCGCCGGCACGGTCATTCCGCGTGGCTCGGAGGTCGCGCTGCTCTTCGGCTCGGCCAACCGGGACCCGGAGCGGTTCGCCGAGCCCGGCACGCTGGATCTGTCCCGGCCGGACAATCCGCACATCACCTTCGGGGCGGGGATCCACTACTGCCTGGGGGCGCCGCTGGCCCGTATCGAACTGGCGGCCTCGTTCGGTGAGTTGCTGCGCAAGGCGCCGGACATGCGGCTGGTCGAGGAGCCCCAGTGGCATCCGGGCTATGTGATCCGGGGGCTCAAGGCGCTGAACGTGGAGCTCTGA